One Ranitomeya variabilis isolate aRanVar5 chromosome 4, aRanVar5.hap1, whole genome shotgun sequence genomic window, TTCTATAGTTggcagaggtaccaatggactccAGAAGTTTGCAGTGGGTGAGGTTAGCTGGCACTCTGGACACGTCTCACAAAACTTCAGTCTCTCGGGGAAAATCCCGGGCCATAAGAACCATTGTAAAATAAGATTGTGTATTTTTAACCCCTAAGTGCCCACCCAACATGTGTATGTGAGCCATCTTGAGCACCACCCGACggtaggattggggcactaccagcTGTCCCACTACTTTGCCCCGGATTTTGTCAACTCTAAGTAAATCCTCATTGACCGCCATGTGCGGAAAAATCTATAAAGTAAATGCTGGTTGACCTCCATGTGTGGAAAAATGACGTCTGCACCAGGTTGCTGAGCCACCGCATTTACCTCTATCACCCTTTCCCGTGCTTGGGTCAGAGCGGAATCCTGGAGCTAAGCTGTCCCAAAAGTTCCCCGGGGCACTTCCAGCTCTGGAACTGACAAGGTCTCCTCGACCCCTCCTTCCAACACCTCTAGGGATAACCTGTCAGGTTCACACTCTTTCTAACGCAGgaatccctgactcgggatcttcgagCTCCCTGCCCCGGAAAGACCTTTAACCTGGGTTAACCACAGGAACCTGAACAGCAGCAAGTCTCTTGCTAAGACAGCCTTGTAAGGAAAggtcttcactagtgatgagcgaacataccgtatatactcgagtataagccgagattttcagcccatttttttgggctgaaagtccccctctcggcttatactcgagtcatacccaggggtcggcaggggagggggagcgggggctgtgtaattagacttacctgctcccggcgtggtccctgcaggtccctgcttccagcgctgcatcttcttcctgtactgagcggtcacatggtaccgcacattacagtaatgaatatgcggctccacctcccataggggtggagccgcatattcattactgtaatgtgcggtaccatgtgaccgctcagtacaggaagatgatgcagcgctggaagcggggacctgcagggaccgcgccgggagcaggtaagtatacggggagggggagcgctgcgcgatagtcacctctcctccgtTCCGTTGTGGCTCCGTCTtcggcgtcctctggctgtgacgctcaggtcagagggcgcgatgaacgtggtcagtgcgcgccgtctgcctgaacgtcagtgtggaaaacgctgaagacggagccacacaggaaagaagagcaggtaaatattaaaagtgccgggggcctgagcgacggagaggtgagtatgtcattttttttttttaatcgcagccacagcatatggggcaagtgcctgtatggatcatctatagggccataatgtttgtgcagcactataaggggcaagtgcctgtatggagcatctatggggccataatgtttgtgcagcactatatggggcaagtgtctgtatggggcatcttatggggccataacgtttgtgcagcaccatacaggcacttgccccttatagagcatctatggggccataatgtttgtgcagcactataaggggcaagtgcctgtatggagcatctatggggccgtaatgtttgtgcagcactataaggggcaagtgcctgtatggagcatctatggggctgtaatgtttgtgcagcactataaggggcaagtgcctgtatggagcatctatggggccataacgtttgtgcagcactataaggggcaagtgcctgtatggggcatcttatggggccataacgtttgtgcagcactatatggggcaagtgtctgtatggggcatcttatggggccataacgtttgtgcagcactatatggggcaagtgtctgtatggagcatcttatggggccataacgtttgtgcagcactataatggggcaagtgtctttatagACCATCTTATGGAGCcaaaacatttgtgcagcactataaggggcaagtgcctgtatggagcatctatggggccataatgtttgtgcagcactataaggggaaagtgcctgtatggagcatctatagggccataatgtttgtgcagcactataaggggcaagtgcctgtatggagcatctatggggccataatgtttgtgcagcactataaggggaaagtgcctgtatggagcatctatggggccataatgtttgtgcagcactatatggggcaagtgtctgtatggggcatcttatggggccataacgtttgtgcagcactataaggggcaagtgcctgtatggagcatctatggggccataatgtttgtgcagcactatattggggcaagtgtctgtatggagcatctatggggccataatgtttgtgcagcactataaggggcaagtgcctgtatggagcatctatggggccataatgtttgtgcagcactataaggggcaagtgcctgtatggagcatctatggggccataatgtttgtgcagcactataaggggaaagtgcctgtatggagcatctatggggccataacgtttgtgcagcactataaggggcaagtgcctgtatggggcatcttatggggccataacatttgtgcagcactatatggggcaagtgtctgtatggggcatcttatggggccataacgtttgtgcagcactatatggggcaagtgtcggtatggagcatcttatggggccataacgtttgtgcagcactataatggggcaagtgtctttatagaccatcttatggggccataacgtttgtgcagcactataaggggcaagtgcctgtatggagcatctatggggccataatgtttgtgcagcactataaggggcaagtgcctgtatggagcatctatggggccataacgtttgtgcagcactataaggggcaagtgcctgtatggagcatctatggggccataatgtttgtgcagcactatattggggcaagtgtctgtatggagcatctatggggccataatgtttgtgcagcactataaggggcaagtgcctgtatggagcatctatggggccataatgtttgtgcagcactataaggggcaagtgcccgtatggagcatctatggggccataatgtttgtgcagcactataaggggaaagtgcctgtatggagcatctatggggccataatgtttgtgcagcactataaggggcaagtgcctgtatggagcatctatggggccataatgtttgtgcagcactataaggggcaagtgcttgaatggagcatctatggggccataatgtttgtgcagcactataaggggcaagtgtctgtatggagcatctatggggccattattgCCACTGTATAGCatggagcctcctgctctgcagcttgcaaacaaaGAACTGACACACCCAAGACAAAACAAAAGTTTAAATGGGTTTTGTGGACATAGAGCCACTCCAAAAACCCAGAGTTTAGGGAAAGATTCGCACCACTACCTGcaaatctctccaaaaataaaaacccatgtCGGGTTTTCCTAAAAAATCTGACAGGGTCAACTTATTTGACTAAATCCAAACTCACTTTTACTTTACCTTGTAATCACAGACGTTGCTGTGAGCAGAGAAAGTCCTAATCCTAATCACAGACTAGGAGATGGAAACTCAGACCTATCACACTTTACAATTTCCCTGAAAAACACAGGCTCAAgggtgttctaatttactgagataatgacgtttgggttttcattggctgtaagccataatcatcaacattaacagaaataaacacgtgaaatagatcactctgtgtttaatgactctataaaatatgagttttactttttgtattgaagaactgaaataaagtaactttttggtgatattctaattttataagAAGCAGCTGTAACTTACAGCACGTCCGTCCTTCCTTCTAGCCATCACAATCTTTCTTACGAATTTATAACAGAAGTTTATTATTTCACAGGATATAAGTAGTATGTGGGATGGTGGCACAGCATGCAGAGAATGCTTACAGAAGAGACGCACCCATCTCTCCCGATCGTTGTGACAGAAAAAGACAACAGAGCTGACAATCCCCTTCTCTCTTGATCATGGTAACAGAAGGAGACCACTGAGGAGAAGCTCCCCACACTCCCCTCTGCTCCCAATTATTGTTACAGAAGAACACAGATTCGACACTCTCCTGATTTTCCGATCATTATTACAGAAAGAGACAACAGAGCTGACTCTCCCCTCCTATCCCAATCATTGTCACAAAAGGAGACCACTGAGGCGAAGGTACTCTCCTCTCACAATCATGGCTACTGgagaccacagaggcaacgctcccCTCCTGATCATGGTTACCGGACACCACAGAGGTTACGCTCCCCTCCCCTCCCGATCATGGGTACAGGAGACCACAGAGGCGACGCTCTCCTCTCCCGATCATGGGTACAGGAGCCACAGAGGCGACGCTCCCCTCCTAACCCGATCATGGGTACAGGAGCCCACAGAGGCGACGCTAACCTCCTCTCCCGATCATGGTTACAGGACACCACAGAGGTGACGCTCCCCTCCTCTCCCGATCATGGGTACAGGAGACCACAGAGGCGACGTTCCCCTCCTCACCTGATCATGGGTACAGGAGCCCACAGAGGCGACGCTAACCTCCTCTCCCGATCATGGTTACAGGACACCAcagaggtgacgctctcctcctctCCCGATCATGGGTACAGGAGACCACAGAGGCGACGCTCCCCTCCCGATCATGGGTACAGAAGACCACAGAGGCGACGCTCCCCTCCCGATCATGGGTACAGAAGACCACAGAGGCGACGCTCCCCTCCTTTCCCGATCATGGTTACACGGCACCACAGATGTCACGCACCCTTCGTTTCCTGATCATGGTTACAGAAGTAACACTCCCCTCCTTTCGCGATCATGGTTACAAAGGACCACAAAGGCGACGCTCCCCTCCTCTCCCGATCATTGCTACAGAAAGAGACCACAGAACTGACTCCGCTCCCAATCATTGTTACAAAAGAAGACCAGTAAGGCGAAGGTACTCTCCTCTCACAATCATGGCTACTGgagaccacagaggcaacgctcccCTCCTCTTCCGATCATGGCTACAGgagaccacagaggcaacgctcctCTCTCGACCATGGATACAGGGGACCACAATGCAGATGCTCCCTTCCTCTCCTGATCATTGTAACAGGAGACCACAGGGCAGACGTTCTCCTCCTCTTCCGTTCATGGTACAGGGGGCCACAAAGGTGACGCTTTCCTCCTCTACTGAATAGCATAACAGGAGACCACTGAGGCAATGCTCATGATCATTATAGTAGGAAGGGACCACAGAGTCGGCACATCCCTCTGCTCCCTCTCATTGTATGCAAAAAGGTTGCCAGTTCTTATAGTTTCTCCTGTAAAATTCTATAACTGCCCCCCTCCATGCTAGGACATTCATGGCCCAGGGCCCCGCACCTGCCCGCACTTACAGCTGGGGTCCACACAGCGTTGGACGCTCCATTTTGAAATTCTTCTTTAGTTTTGCGGGCAGCTGGGAAGGTTCCAGGTCTGGGTACGGTGGCGACCCTGTGGAAAAGAAAGGAGGGTGATAGAAGATCATATGATTAGAAACAATGCTAGGCTCAGCAGGGTGAGCTGGTCACTTGGTGGAGAGATGGGTATGATAGGGCTTGAGGTCCTACACTGGGACAGATGGCTCCGGTTGTGGCCCCTAGGAGCAGTATGACCCTACTGTCCATCGGTCTTATTCAAGTGTTGAGGCTGTGTTTGAATGATCGCTCTGCCAAGTACAGAAAGATTCTGTTCCTGGGGCTCCAGTACTCGGGAAGCTTTCTAAAAGGGGCAGCACAGAATGTGACCATAATACAGACATACCCTGCGGAGAGACACTTGGAGGCTCCTGCGCTGTAGGTGGATGACGCTCTTAAACTATAGCTATCCAACTATTGTCAAACTGCAACCCCAACATGCCCAGGGCTACTAAAGAAATTACTTGGAATAGGCCCCCCATAAAGCAAGAACACAGAACTCAGCTCGGCTGGGAGGGCGCCCAGGTCCGGTCGGGCACTGTTGGGTGGTGTTGAGGGGCTGTCAGGCAGACTCGGGGTGATGTCTGGGGCTATCCAAGTTCAGCCACGTGTGACCCTTCGCATCCAATAATCAATACTAGTAAGTAAGGACCTTACCCCGTAGTACGGACGCGTCAGTCTCCATTTTATGGCCACTCCTGCTGATTCTGTCGTGTTACAGCATTTCAGTGCTTGTATCAGGGCAGATATCAGTCATAAAACATTGTTTCCCAGCGCTGGAGATATGATGTAGTAatgatcatggggcaggaaggtTTCTAGGGTTCGCATCACCATGCCAGCCTAAAAAGACTGATAACAAGCAGCAACAGCCTGTACTGATCTACACTGTACAAGGAGGTACTTGGGGGGGTCACATACTTCTGTGAGCACTCACCCATTGTCACCAGCTCATACAGCAAAATGCCAAATGACCACCtgggaagaaaaaaaatgagactgtgacatcactgatgaACGGCAATCATCGATCACCCACCCCCGGCCACGCCCATCATCAGCTATACGCTGGAGGCACCACCCACTATCTGGGGTCACTCACACGCCCTCCAGACTCTGCCCATTATCGGAGAACACTCAGGTGTCCCCCCAAACTCTGCCCACTATCTGGTGTCACTCACATGTCCCCCCAAACTCCGCCCACTATCTGGTGTCACTCACATGTCCCCTGAAACTCCGCCCACTATCTGGGGTCACTCACATGTCCCCCCAAATTCCGCCCACTATCTGGGATCACTCACATGTCCCCCCAAATTCCGCCCACTATCTGGGATCACTCACACGTCTTCCCAGACTCCGACCACTATCTGGGGTCACTCACACATCTCCTCAGACTCCGACCACTATCTGGGGTCACTCACATCTCCTCAGACTCCGACCACTATCTGGAGTCACTCACACATCTCCCCAGACTCCGACCACTATCTGGTGTCACTCACACATCTCCTCAGACTCCGACCACTATCTGGGGTCACTCACACATCTCCCCAGACTCTGACCACTATCTGACCACTTACACGTCGCTCTTTTCGGTAATGTCCGCACCCTTCAGCCGTTCCGGTGACTGCCACTTCAGAGGCACCTGGGCAGCTCTACGCACAGGGACGGACCCACTCCTGTACTGTATGGCAGCCAGACCCAGACCACAAAGCTGGACGCTGAGATCTTCATGGAGAAGGAGGTTACATGCGGCCACATAGCCATGGACCAGATCGTGGGTCCCCGACAGATATTCCTGGGGTGACAGAGGGATGCACATGTAGGCAATGTCTAATATATGccacacatcccccccccccccaaaaccccCGACCATCAATACATAGGAGCAACAATGAGACAAGGGAAGACAGACAATGGGGAGGCACACACACCTGTCAGCAAATTCCTTGGCTCCTCCTCCACACACCTGTCCTTTTCCTCCTTCTCCAGACCACTTTAACCTTTTGCTCATCATACTGCAGACCcctctctccttctcctcctccagatCCCTCTAACCTTTTGCTcatcctcctccagacccctctaacCTTTTGCTCATCCTACTACAGACCCCTCTCTCCATTTTTTCCTCCAGACCCCTCTAACATTTTGCTCATCCTACTCCAGACTCCTCTCCTTCTCCCTCTAACCTTTTGCTCATCCTTCTCCAGACCCCTCTAACCTTCGCTCATACTTCTCCAgaccctctctcctcctcctccagacccctctaacCTTTTGTTCATCCTACTCCAGATccctcactcctcctccagaccccctCTAACCTTTTGCTcatcctcctccagacccctctgtccaccATCTTCTATATACTCCTCTGTTCTCTCCCCCTTAATCCTGTCCACTTCTGTGTCCTACGATCGTCCTCCATTCAGTCACTTACCAAACCGCTAGCCACTTGTAAAGCCATTGAGTAGACGTCCTTCTCGGTGATTCGGGGGGCAGCCCCCTCGGAGGCTTGTGCACACTAAACATGAGACAGAGGACAGCTGGTATATGTAGCCCTTCTATAAAGGgcctctgtcagcacaaaatgacagtTCACACCCAGTACAGGTGCCCGATGCAACATGGCGGGAGACATTTCCATACatctcccacctgcttgttttacaTCTATCGCCACCCTActacagagctgtcaatcaaagaagagggggcGGAGATTGTGGGAAAACAAGCAGCTGGGAGGTGTATGGGAAGGTCTGGCCGCCAGGTTGCACCGGGCGCCTGTGGTTGGACAGTCattgactacaatctattactccctgttatcagccattactggggcagGCAACTCCATGGGTGGGGGGCACTGATATTACCTCCTGTGAGCTCCTGAGGGAGGCGAGCAGGTTTCCGTGGCTCATGGCCTTCATGATTATGCTCGGGGGTCTCCTCTCGGTCTGACACCACAGCATTGTTACCAGACTGTTGTGATTACAGACCTGGACATAAAACTTCATCAGATCGATGAAATCCTGCACCTCTCCGGGGCTGCAATGCTCTGCAGAGGACATGAGCAAGGGCACGTCATTCTGTGCTCCTCTCACTACTGAGACCCCCCAGAGACGCCCCTCTTACCGGACAGCTCCTTTAGGACAACATGCAGATTGGCTTCGCCCGGGCGACACAGGTCCACCCGACTAATTGGACCAAAGTGGCCATCACACACCAGCACCCTGTGCTCCAGCGTCCACCCCGCAGGCAGCTGTCTTTTCTCCAGGACCGGATCCGAAACATCCAGTGAATTTTCAAAGACCCCCGCAGCGTTCACTGCCCAGTCCCCATAGAGAGCTAGGACAGGGGACAGATGAGTAGTAAGGTGCAtctactgtacacacacacatatatatatatatattacacactgtatagagaagagagcagacattgtatacacacagcaatgtgcagacGTCTTATTACACTGGTTATGGAGGGTCTCGGCAGGAGGTgggccaaacatcttggagaactcccccagatcttctgtgtatgaggcttgtgcagatccttcatgtgatcccagacaggatGATGGGAGATCAGGGCTCCGAGACGGATCATCACCCCCAGGACTTCTCTctattaatgacattggctggatgttgggGTTCGTTGTCCGGCAGCAGAATAAATTTGACGCCTCCTGATGATATTACATGATCGTGAGTATCTCCCgggtttctcagcattgaggacaccattaatccggAGCAAATCCACAACTAGAGTCCCTGAGCTGCAGCCGTACACCTGCGGGACCCCCGTCGTGAGTCACTGCTCCTGCGGACCCTCGTTATTGTGCCGCTCTTCAGGAATAATCTGCTTCTGCAGCCTAATACTCCACATTTTACCCCTCGGTCTGGAGACAGGCTGGCATTGTTCTGCCTCCTGGTTCCTATGTTTTCCTGCAGACTGGCATCTCTTCTTCTTGTTTCCATGTCTGGGGCTTCTCAGCCACATTTCTATGAAGACGACTTCTGGCCGGACGTCTCGGCACAGTAGATGGAGTAGCTGGTCCGCCTggctgctgccagttctgagctggtgGCACAGCTGGACATCCAGTACCATGATGCGTCTCACCTGTTGCACGGCTTCCCTGCGTCTATGCTCCTCAGTGTCGCACGTTCCTTCGTGCGGCTTTTTCTTGATCAGCCCAGTAACTGTGAAGTCTTTCCTGAGAGACCtgactgggggcactgctgtacatccTCCGATACTGAAGGGCAGTAATATGTGTCTCAGCTGTTGTACGGCTTCCCTGGCTGACCCTTGCGTCTATGCTCCTCAGTGTCGCGC contains:
- the LOC143770647 gene encoding tyrosine-protein kinase STYK1-like isoform X4 — encoded protein: MNSSEDFHRNENGWQNSVIIIPALFSGSTLIIVAIILWRSIRRKRENRQESEGKMKALYGDWAVNAAGVFENSLDVSDPVLEKRQLPAGWTLEHRVLVCDGHFGPISRVDLCRPGEANLHVVLKELSEHCSPGEVQDFIDLMKFYVQCAQASEGAAPRITEKDVYSMALQVASGLEYLSGTHDLVHGYVAACNLLLHEDLSVQLCGLGLAAIQYRSGSVPVRRAAQVPLKWQSPERLKGADITEKSDVWSFGILLYELVTMGSPPYPDLEPSQLPAKLKKNFKMERPTLCGPQLFEVMSNCWQWEAPLRPCFTDVMKLLQNGQDQADGWTPLTPRDMLSWREYVSVAGIPV
- the LOC143770647 gene encoding tyrosine-protein kinase STYK1-like isoform X2; amino-acid sequence: MNSSEDFHRNENGWQNSVIIIPALFSGSTLIIVAIILWRSIRRKRENRQESEGKMKALYGDWAVNAAGVFENSLDVSDPVLEKRQLPAGWTLEHRVLVCDGHFGPISRVDLCRPGEANLHVVLKELSEHCSPGEVQDFIDLMKFYVQVCNHNSLVTMLWCQTERRPPSIIMKAMSHGNLLASLRSSQECAQASEGAAPRITEKDVYSMALQVASGLEYLSGTHDLVHGYVAACNLLLHEDLSVQLCGLGLAAIQYRSGSVPVRRAAQVPLKWQSPERLKGADITEKSDVWSFGILLYELVTMGSPPYPDLEPSQLPAKLKKNFKMERPTLCGPQLFEVMSNCWQWEAPLRPCFTDVMKLLQNGQDQADGWTPLTPRDMLSWREYVSVAGIPV
- the LOC143770647 gene encoding tyrosine-protein kinase STYK1-like isoform X3 codes for the protein MNSSEDFHRNENGWQNSVIIIPALFSGSTLIIVAIILWRSIRRKRENRQESEGKMKGSKALYGDWAVNAAGVFENSLDVSDPVLEKRQLPAGWTLEHRVLVCDGHFGPISRVDLCRPGEANLHVVLKELSEHCSPGEVQDFIDLMKFYVQCAQASEGAAPRITEKDVYSMALQVASGLEYLSGTHDLVHGYVAACNLLLHEDLSVQLCGLGLAAIQYRSGSVPVRRAAQVPLKWQSPERLKGADITEKSDVWSFGILLYELVTMGSPPYPDLEPSQLPAKLKKNFKMERPTLCGPQLFEVMSNCWQWEAPLRPCFTDVMKLLQNGQDQADGWTPLTPRDMLSWREYVSVAGIPV
- the LOC143770647 gene encoding tyrosine-protein kinase STYK1-like isoform X1 translates to MNSSEDFHRNENGWQNSVIIIPALFSGSTLIIVAIILWRSIRRKRENRQESEGKMKGSKALYGDWAVNAAGVFENSLDVSDPVLEKRQLPAGWTLEHRVLVCDGHFGPISRVDLCRPGEANLHVVLKELSEHCSPGEVQDFIDLMKFYVQVCNHNSLVTMLWCQTERRPPSIIMKAMSHGNLLASLRSSQECAQASEGAAPRITEKDVYSMALQVASGLEYLSGTHDLVHGYVAACNLLLHEDLSVQLCGLGLAAIQYRSGSVPVRRAAQVPLKWQSPERLKGADITEKSDVWSFGILLYELVTMGSPPYPDLEPSQLPAKLKKNFKMERPTLCGPQLFEVMSNCWQWEAPLRPCFTDVMKLLQNGQDQADGWTPLTPRDMLSWREYVSVAGIPV